The proteins below come from a single Tigriopus californicus strain San Diego chromosome 3, Tcal_SD_v2.1, whole genome shotgun sequence genomic window:
- the LOC131877399 gene encoding prothymosin alpha-B-like, which translates to MSETEAKKDVATEEKTAEELKGTKRAADAEADDASKKLKKNGADKEENGDDEENGEEEEDLDEEDEEGLGDEEEGEEDVDEEGEGEEGEDDDGEGEEEEEDD; encoded by the exons ATGTCTGAAACCGAAGCCAAGAAGGACGTCGCCACCGAGGAGAAGACCGCCGAGGAGCTCAAGGGCACCAAGCGCGCCGCTGAC GCTGAGGCTGATGATGCTTccaagaagctgaaaaagaatgGCGCCGACAAGGAAGAGAATGGTGATGATGAGGAGAATggcgaggaggaggaggacctcgacgaagaggacgaggagggcCTAGGGGACGAAGAAGAGGGCGAAGAGGATGTGGACGAGGAGGGCGAGGGTGAAGAGGGAGAAG ATGACGACGGTGAGggtgaagaggaagaggaggacgatTAA
- the LOC131877400 gene encoding large ribosomal subunit protein eL42-like: MVNIPKARRTYCPYNECRNHQKFKVTQYKKSQESKFAQGRRRYDRKQQGFGGQSKPILRKKAKTTKKIVLRLECQKCKKRIQVPLKRTKHFELGGDKKRKGQMIQF; encoded by the exons ATG GTGAATATTCCTAAGGCCCGCCGGACGTACTGCCCGTACAATGAGTGCCGGAACCATCAGAAGTTCAAGGTGACTCAGTATAAGAAGTCCCAAGAGTCCAAGTTCGCTCAAGGTCGTCGTCGTTACGATCGAAAGCAACAGGGTTTCGGTGGACAGTCCAAGCCCATTCTCCGGAAGAAG GCAAAGACCACCAAGAAGATTGTGCTCCGTCTCGAGTGTCAAAAGTGCAAGAAGAGGATCCAGGTTCCCTTGAAGCGCACCAAGCATTTCGAGCTGGGAGGAGACAAGAAGCGTAAGGGACAGATGATCCAGTTCTAA